In a genomic window of Candidatus Binatia bacterium:
- a CDS encoding isoprenylcysteine carboxylmethyltransferase family protein, whose translation MKTARRAIGVAISTAISLGIAIFAFGGIGAFFSHPPLAALAVVTAALGIAAVFAGGNASPGIREDRSNRWVIGAVVALGILDTIIPPWTDRIGLWTIDGDTIRWFGVALVAIGGALRLAPVFILGNRFSGLVAIQPGHTLVTGGLYGVIRHPSYLGLLLITLGWGLAFRSLAGVALTVLTVPVIVARIRSEEALLADQFGAEYAAYRARTSRLIPGLY comes from the coding sequence GTGAAAACCGCTCGGAGAGCCATCGGCGTCGCGATCTCGACGGCGATCTCTCTCGGCATCGCAATCTTCGCGTTCGGCGGCATCGGCGCGTTCTTCTCGCATCCGCCGCTGGCCGCGCTCGCCGTGGTGACCGCGGCGCTCGGCATCGCGGCCGTCTTTGCGGGCGGCAACGCCAGCCCCGGAATCCGCGAGGACCGGAGCAACCGCTGGGTAATCGGTGCGGTCGTCGCGCTCGGCATCCTCGACACGATCATCCCGCCGTGGACCGATCGCATCGGCCTCTGGACGATCGACGGCGATACCATCCGTTGGTTCGGCGTCGCGCTGGTCGCGATCGGGGGCGCCCTGCGCCTCGCGCCGGTCTTCATTCTCGGCAATAGGTTCAGTGGGCTCGTCGCGATTCAGCCGGGACATACGCTGGTGACCGGCGGCCTCTACGGCGTCATCCGGCACCCAAGTTATCTCGGCTTGCTGCTCATCACGCTCGGCTGGGGGCTCGCGTTCCGATCGCTCGCCGGCGTCGCGCTCACGGTGCTGACGGTGCCGGTGATCGTCGCGCGCATCCGATCCGAAGAGGCGCTCCTCGCCGACCAGTTCGGCGCCGAGTACGCGGCCTATCGCGCGCGAACGTCGCGCCTGATTCCCGGCCTCTACTGA